Proteins co-encoded in one Bradyrhizobium sp. 170 genomic window:
- a CDS encoding GDP-L-fucose synthase codes for MASAPFELKGKSVYVAGHRGMVGSAIARRLAREDVQLVTVDRREVDLCNQAAVFDWFAKMRPQVIFLAAAKVGGIVANDTLRAEFIYDNIAIAANVIQAAHQNGAEKLMFLGSSCIYPKLAPQPLREDSVLSGPLEPTNEPYAIAKIAGIKMAEAYRSQYGSDFISVMPTNLYGRGDNYHPQLSHVVAALIRRFHEAKVAGAKSVAVWGTGTPRREFLYVDDMADACVHLMKTYSGPELINIGTGDDITIAEFARVVAEVVGYGGEITFDTSRPDGTPRKLLDVSRLASLGWRARTWLVDGMRQTYQAFLAVSGTSDKMRDSCSC; via the coding sequence ATGGCAAGCGCACCGTTTGAGCTGAAGGGCAAAAGCGTATACGTCGCAGGTCATCGCGGCATGGTCGGCAGCGCGATTGCGCGCCGGCTCGCGCGGGAGGACGTGCAGCTCGTCACGGTCGACCGGCGCGAGGTCGATCTCTGCAACCAGGCCGCCGTGTTCGACTGGTTCGCGAAAATGCGGCCGCAGGTGATCTTCCTCGCCGCCGCAAAAGTCGGCGGCATCGTCGCCAACGACACGCTGCGCGCCGAGTTCATCTACGACAACATCGCGATTGCCGCGAACGTGATCCAGGCCGCGCATCAAAATGGCGCCGAAAAGCTGATGTTTTTGGGCTCGTCCTGCATCTATCCGAAGCTGGCCCCACAGCCGCTGCGCGAGGATTCGGTGCTATCAGGCCCGCTCGAGCCGACCAACGAGCCCTATGCGATCGCCAAGATCGCCGGCATCAAGATGGCGGAAGCTTATCGCAGCCAGTACGGTAGCGACTTCATCAGCGTGATGCCGACCAATCTCTATGGCCGCGGCGACAATTATCATCCCCAATTGAGCCATGTCGTTGCCGCGCTGATCCGCCGCTTCCACGAGGCGAAGGTCGCGGGCGCAAAGAGTGTCGCCGTGTGGGGCACCGGCACGCCGCGGCGCGAGTTCCTCTATGTCGACGACATGGCGGATGCCTGCGTGCACCTGATGAAGACCTATTCGGGACCGGAGCTGATCAATATCGGCACCGGCGACGACATCACCATCGCCGAGTTCGCGCGGGTCGTGGCAGAGGTCGTCGGTTACGGCGGCGAGATCACTTTCGACACCTCGCGCCCCGACGGCACGCCGCGCAAGCTGCTCGACGTCAGCCGTCTCGCAAGCCTCGGCTGGCGCGCGAGGACATGGCTTGTAGATGGAATGCGGCAGACCTACCAGGCCTTCTTGGCGGTATCGGGTACATCGGACAAAATGAGAGACTCATGCAGCTGCTAA
- the gmd gene encoding GDP-mannose 4,6-dehydratase yields MSNQESKRRVALITGVTGQDGAYLAEHLLSLGYVVHGIKRRSSSFNTARVDHLYQDPHLGDVPFLMHYGDMTDSTNLIRLVQQIRPTEIYNLAAQSHVAVSFESPEYTANADGIGVLRLLEAIRILGMEKETRFYQASTSELYGLVQEIPQKETTPFYPRSPYGVAKLYGYWITVNYREAYGMFASNGILFNHESPIRGETFVTRKITRGVARIEVGLEQTLYLGNLSARRDWGHARDYVEGMHMILQADKPDDFVLATGEMRSVREMVELSFAQVGRRIEWRGAGVDEIGIDAKSGKTVVKIDPTYFRPTEVDLLVGDASKAHQELGWKPKRTFAQLVEEMMASDLAEAKREAAHGKRTV; encoded by the coding sequence TTGTCAAACCAAGAGAGCAAACGGCGGGTCGCTCTAATCACCGGCGTGACTGGACAGGACGGCGCCTATCTCGCCGAACATCTGCTGTCGCTCGGCTATGTCGTGCACGGCATCAAGCGGCGCTCGTCCTCGTTCAACACTGCGCGGGTCGACCATCTCTACCAGGACCCGCATCTCGGGGACGTGCCGTTCCTGATGCACTACGGCGACATGACGGACTCGACCAATCTGATCCGCCTGGTGCAGCAGATCCGGCCGACCGAGATCTACAATCTCGCCGCCCAGAGCCATGTCGCCGTCAGTTTCGAGAGCCCCGAATACACCGCCAATGCCGATGGGATCGGCGTACTGCGGCTGCTCGAGGCGATCCGCATCCTCGGCATGGAGAAGGAGACCCGGTTCTACCAGGCCTCGACCTCCGAGCTCTACGGCCTCGTTCAGGAGATCCCGCAGAAGGAGACCACGCCGTTCTATCCGCGCTCGCCTTATGGCGTGGCGAAGCTCTACGGCTACTGGATCACGGTGAACTACCGCGAAGCCTACGGCATGTTCGCCAGTAACGGCATCCTGTTCAACCATGAGAGCCCGATCCGCGGCGAGACCTTCGTCACCCGCAAGATCACGCGCGGCGTTGCGCGTATCGAGGTCGGCCTCGAACAGACGCTCTATCTCGGCAACCTCTCGGCCAGGCGCGACTGGGGCCATGCCAGGGACTATGTCGAGGGCATGCACATGATCCTCCAGGCCGACAAGCCCGACGACTTCGTGCTGGCGACCGGCGAGATGCGCTCGGTGCGCGAGATGGTCGAGCTGTCCTTTGCGCAGGTTGGCCGCCGCATCGAATGGCGCGGCGCCGGCGTCGACGAGATCGGCATCGATGCCAAGAGCGGCAAGACGGTGGTGAAGATCGACCCGACCTATTTCCGTCCGACTGAGGTCGATCTCCTCGTCGGCGACGCCAGCAAGGCGCATCAGGAGCTCGGCTGGAAGCCGAAGCGAACCTTTGCCCAGCTCGTCGAGGAGATGATGGCAAGCGATCTGGCGGAAGCAAAACGGGAGGCGGCCCATGGCAAGCGCACCGTTTGA
- the nodI gene encoding nodulation factor ABC transporter ATP-binding protein NodI, whose translation MSTAAVDLFQVSKFYDDRVVVDALSFTVSPGECFGLLGPNGAGKSTLARLILGVASPDAGKICVLGEPVPARARLARRGIGVVPQFDNLDLQLTVRENLLVFGRYFAMSAAEVKAVTPSLLEFARLENKADARVAELSGGMKRRLTLARALISDPQLLVLDEPTTGLDPHGRHLIWERLRSLLARGKTILLTTHFMEEAERLCDRLCVLEHGRKIAEGQPHALIEQQIGCQVIEIYGGNPHELLPLVRPQVQRAEVSGETLFCYVTDPEQVRLRLANRTDLRFLQRPPNLEDVFLRLTGREIKD comes from the coding sequence ATGTCAACCGCGGCAGTCGACCTTTTCCAGGTGAGCAAGTTCTACGATGACAGGGTCGTCGTGGACGCTCTTTCGTTTACCGTCTCGCCGGGAGAGTGCTTCGGTCTGCTGGGACCAAACGGCGCGGGCAAAAGCACGCTTGCGCGTTTGATCCTGGGTGTAGCATCGCCCGACGCAGGTAAGATATGCGTGCTCGGCGAGCCAGTGCCGGCACGGGCGCGCTTGGCGCGGCGGGGGATCGGGGTTGTCCCACAGTTCGATAACCTTGATCTTCAGCTCACGGTGCGCGAAAACTTGCTCGTTTTCGGGCGCTACTTCGCCATGAGCGCGGCTGAGGTGAAAGCGGTCACGCCGTCACTGCTCGAATTCGCGCGCCTGGAGAACAAGGCGGATGCCCGCGTCGCCGAACTGTCCGGCGGCATGAAGCGACGCCTGACGTTGGCACGGGCCCTCATTAGCGACCCGCAGCTCTTAGTGCTTGATGAGCCGACGACCGGCCTTGATCCGCACGGCCGTCACCTGATCTGGGAACGCTTGCGCTCGCTATTAGCGCGCGGCAAAACGATCCTTCTCACCACCCACTTCATGGAAGAGGCGGAGCGATTGTGCGACCGCCTGTGTGTGCTCGAGCACGGCCGTAAGATCGCCGAAGGTCAGCCTCACGCGCTGATCGAGCAGCAGATCGGCTGCCAAGTGATCGAGATTTACGGTGGTAATCCGCATGAACTGCTGCCGCTGGTCAGACCCCAAGTGCAGCGCGCTGAGGTGAGCGGGGAGACGCTCTTCTGCTATGTCACGGATCCAGAGCAGGTGCGCCTCCGGCTTGCCAACCGCACGGATCTCCGCTTTCTGCAGCGTCCTCCAAATCTGGAGGATGTCTTCTTGCGGCTAACCGGGCGAGAGATAAAGGACTGA
- a CDS encoding ABC transporter permease, translating to MWQRFAPALPANPWNWIAVWRRNFLVWRKVALASILGNLAEPMSSLFGLGFGLGMIIGGVEGTSYISFLAAGMVATSAMVSATFETIYAAYARMQTNCTWEAMLCTPLTLGDIVLGEVAWAASKALLAGTAITIVAVALGYAEWSSIPYALPAIALTGVTFASLAMVVSALAPSHDYFIFYQSLILTPMMYLSGAIFPMSQLPGSFQRIAALLPLTHSVDLIRPAMLGRPVDSVGLHVGALCIYAAFPFLVSAVLLRQRLMR from the coding sequence ATGTGGCAACGTTTTGCGCCGGCGCTCCCTGCTAATCCATGGAACTGGATCGCGGTATGGCGCCGCAATTTTCTGGTCTGGCGGAAAGTCGCTCTGGCATCGATTCTTGGGAATCTGGCCGAGCCGATGAGCTCTCTGTTCGGTCTCGGTTTTGGCCTTGGAATGATCATAGGTGGTGTTGAGGGGACCTCATACATCTCGTTTCTGGCGGCTGGCATGGTCGCCACAAGCGCGATGGTCTCCGCAACCTTCGAAACGATCTATGCGGCTTACGCTCGCATGCAGACAAATTGCACGTGGGAGGCAATGCTCTGTACGCCCCTTACGCTCGGCGACATTGTTCTCGGTGAAGTGGCATGGGCAGCGAGTAAGGCCTTGCTCGCCGGGACGGCGATCACGATTGTCGCCGTCGCGCTGGGTTACGCAGAGTGGTCATCCATCCCCTATGCGTTACCAGCCATCGCCCTCACTGGCGTTACTTTCGCGAGCCTCGCAATGGTCGTTTCAGCACTTGCACCAAGCCACGACTATTTCATCTTCTACCAGTCGCTCATTCTCACGCCCATGATGTATTTGAGCGGGGCGATCTTCCCAATGAGCCAGTTGCCCGGTTCATTTCAACGCATCGCGGCCTTATTGCCGCTGACTCATTCGGTCGATCTCATTCGTCCAGCAATGCTCGGTCGGCCGGTCGACAGCGTCGGATTGCATGTGGGCGCACTTTGCATCTACGCAGCATTTCCCTTCCTCGTCTCGGCCGTGCTGCTTCGGCAGCGCCTGATGCGGTGA
- a CDS encoding carbamoyltransferase, which yields MLCLGLSGGLDRVYENPLGLPNTFLHDGAAVLVKDGRVIAAVEEERLNRIKHSNKLPSSAIEYCLAAAGVELRDVDRIAFYATEAYCNAMLERLFISQPEISIPLDANLLLRHLLATEFGTQVDPSRVSFVGHHQAHAVSALAMSGFEESLVLAIDGCGDFLSGLLAVGSGTEMIELMTFPENNSLGLFYLETIRYLGYGLFDEYKVMGLAPYGDPARYRELFSQFYELSANGGYRVHLERIGPALLRNIEVRRKGMPFTQQHRDVSASLQEALERIVFHILRHYRESTGMKRLCLAGGVAHNCTLNGKLLYSGLFEDIFVQPAAHDAGCALGAALMVSNEAGQPAPRERLQAVYWGPDVGSDDSIEQELKGWAGHLEIERTADVATRAAEWIADGAVIGWVRGRSEFGPRALGNRSILADPRPAANKDRINAMVKKRESYRPFAPSVLEEDAGAFFELPDGCAEYPFMNFVVRVRESKRALLGAITHIDGTARLQTVSRTSNAAYWELINAFKSRTGVPILLNTSFNNNAEPIVDSVADAITAFLSTELDGLVVGSFLVKKRATTLESWTALAVSLPPHVSLYRVRAHAGRERQETVCEIRMGHSSQDSVRVSHDLFDMLMQIEKEAVLADLLARVTSDRTRREALVNELRGLWDLRRIRLHPSQTARS from the coding sequence ATGCTGTGTCTAGGATTGAGTGGCGGCCTCGACAGAGTCTATGAAAACCCCCTTGGACTACCGAACACGTTTCTGCACGACGGCGCCGCGGTACTTGTCAAGGACGGGCGCGTGATCGCTGCCGTGGAAGAGGAGCGCCTCAACCGGATCAAACATTCAAACAAGCTCCCGAGCAGTGCGATTGAATACTGTCTTGCAGCCGCGGGCGTGGAGCTTCGCGACGTCGATCGTATTGCGTTCTACGCTACTGAAGCCTATTGCAATGCAATGCTCGAACGGTTGTTCATCTCACAACCGGAAATCTCAATTCCGCTAGATGCGAATCTGCTGTTACGGCACCTTCTAGCCACGGAGTTCGGTACCCAAGTTGATCCTTCGCGGGTGTCATTCGTAGGCCACCATCAGGCCCACGCCGTGAGCGCTCTGGCGATGTCGGGTTTTGAAGAAAGCCTGGTCCTCGCGATCGACGGTTGTGGCGACTTCCTGTCGGGTCTCTTGGCGGTCGGGTCGGGCACCGAAATGATCGAACTTATGACGTTTCCAGAGAATAACTCTCTCGGACTGTTCTATCTGGAGACGATTCGATATCTCGGCTACGGCCTGTTCGACGAGTATAAGGTTATGGGACTGGCTCCTTACGGAGATCCCGCACGCTATCGCGAGCTCTTTTCCCAATTCTATGAGCTCTCCGCAAACGGTGGCTACCGCGTTCACCTCGAACGTATCGGCCCGGCATTGCTGCGCAACATCGAGGTCCGGCGAAAGGGAATGCCGTTCACGCAACAGCATCGAGATGTGAGCGCATCGTTGCAGGAGGCGCTGGAGCGGATCGTGTTTCACATTCTGCGGCATTACCGTGAGTCGACCGGAATGAAACGGTTGTGCCTGGCTGGCGGGGTGGCCCACAACTGCACGCTGAACGGAAAACTCCTGTATTCAGGCCTGTTCGAAGACATCTTCGTGCAGCCGGCTGCGCATGACGCCGGATGCGCATTGGGCGCGGCACTGATGGTGTCGAACGAGGCCGGGCAGCCTGCGCCCCGCGAGCGGCTACAGGCGGTTTATTGGGGGCCAGATGTCGGCAGCGACGACAGCATTGAACAGGAACTGAAGGGATGGGCCGGACACCTGGAGATTGAACGAACCGCTGACGTGGCGACCAGAGCAGCCGAGTGGATCGCTGATGGCGCCGTGATCGGGTGGGTACGGGGCCGATCGGAGTTCGGCCCTCGTGCGCTCGGTAACCGCAGTATTCTTGCGGACCCGAGGCCCGCGGCGAACAAGGACCGGATCAACGCGATGGTCAAGAAGCGCGAGAGTTATCGACCATTTGCGCCATCGGTTCTGGAGGAGGATGCGGGCGCGTTCTTTGAGTTGCCGGATGGTTGCGCAGAATATCCCTTCATGAATTTCGTCGTTCGCGTGCGCGAATCCAAGCGTGCTTTGCTGGGCGCGATCACGCATATCGATGGTACGGCTCGGCTGCAAACGGTTTCCCGCACGAGCAATGCCGCCTATTGGGAACTCATCAATGCCTTCAAGAGCCGGACAGGCGTCCCGATTCTGCTTAATACGTCCTTCAACAACAATGCCGAACCGATCGTAGATTCCGTTGCCGATGCGATTACGGCGTTTTTGTCGACCGAGCTGGATGGCCTTGTGGTCGGGTCATTCCTCGTCAAGAAGCGGGCAACAACGCTCGAAAGCTGGACTGCACTCGCTGTATCACTGCCGCCCCATGTATCTCTTTACCGGGTTCGCGCTCATGCGGGCCGAGAACGCCAGGAGACAGTCTGCGAGATCCGCATGGGTCACTCCAGCCAGGACAGCGTGCGCGTCTCGCATGACCTGTTCGACATGCTGATGCAAATTGAGAAGGAAGCTGTTCTTGCCGATCTTCTCGCCAGGGTCACCTCTGACAGGACTAGGCGAGAAGCTCTCGTGAACGAACTGCGCGGGCTCTGGGATCTGCGCCGTATTCGGCTGCATCCGTCACAGACTGCGCGGTCGTAA
- a CDS encoding nodulation protein NodZ, translated as MTKERFVISRRRTGFGDCLWSLASAWSYAQRTGRTLVVDWRGSCYIDQPFSNAFPVFFEPLEDIAGVPVICDDRVNQLSFPGPFFPRWWNRPSIDCINRPDEQIFRERDELTELFQAREDNEANTIVCDACLMWRCGEEAERLIFRNIKLRSEIQARIDALYEEHFGGHSIIGVHVRHGNGEDIMEHAPYWADSELALRQVCMAIRKAKALPYPKPVKVFLCTDSAQVLDRVSGLFPDVFAVPKRFQADRAGPLHSAEMGIEGGASALIDMYLLARCATVIRFPPTSAFTRYARLLVPRIIEFDQRNPEHLTMIDNPYEHFAAS; from the coding sequence TTGACGAAGGAACGCTTTGTTATTTCTCGGAGGCGTACCGGCTTTGGTGATTGCCTCTGGTCGCTGGCGTCAGCCTGGTCGTACGCGCAGCGGACCGGGCGGACGCTCGTCGTTGACTGGCGCGGTTCCTGCTACATCGACCAACCGTTCAGCAATGCCTTTCCGGTGTTCTTCGAGCCGCTTGAGGACATCGCTGGAGTGCCGGTGATTTGCGATGACCGGGTCAACCAGCTCTCGTTTCCCGGACCGTTCTTCCCGCGGTGGTGGAATAGGCCATCGATCGACTGCATCAATCGTCCGGATGAGCAGATCTTCCGTGAACGTGACGAACTGACCGAGCTATTCCAGGCAAGAGAAGATAACGAAGCCAACACCATTGTCTGTGACGCTTGCCTGATGTGGCGTTGTGGCGAGGAAGCCGAACGACTGATCTTTCGGAACATCAAGCTCAGGTCTGAGATTCAAGCGCGGATCGACGCCTTGTATGAGGAACACTTTGGCGGCCATAGCATCATTGGCGTTCATGTTCGGCACGGCAATGGCGAAGATATCATGGAGCATGCGCCGTACTGGGCCGATTCGGAGCTCGCCCTTCGTCAGGTCTGCATGGCAATCCGTAAAGCCAAGGCTTTGCCATATCCAAAGCCTGTAAAGGTCTTCCTGTGCACGGACAGTGCACAGGTGCTCGATCGCGTATCGGGTCTGTTTCCCGATGTCTTCGCCGTACCAAAACGTTTCCAGGCCGATCGGGCAGGGCCGTTGCATAGTGCGGAAATGGGAATTGAAGGTGGAGCTTCCGCTCTCATCGACATGTATCTTCTTGCGCGATGCGCTACTGTGATCCGCTTTCCCCCCACCAGCGCCTTCACGCGCTATGCCCGTCTGCTCGTGCCACGGATTATTGAATTCGACCAGAGAAATCCGGAGCACTTGACCATGATCGATAACCCATACGAGCATTTCGCGGCTTCATGA
- the glmS gene encoding glutamine--fructose-6-phosphate transaminase (isomerizing), whose protein sequence is MCGIVGILGRGPVADRLIDSLKRLEYRGYDSAGIGTLKGNQIELRRAEGKLRNLETRVRCHPLSGHVGIGHTRWATHGKPTEHNAHPHATDNVAVVHNGIIENFRELRAELKQHGACFASETDTEVVTHLIDFYLKNGCSPQEAVKASLPRLVGAFALAILFKGQHDLMIGARKGSPLAIGHGEGEMYLGSDAIALAPLTGLITYLEDGDWAVLNRNFSVVYDAQGTVVRREVVNSGASSVLVDKANYRHFMAKEIHEQPEVIGQTLAHYVDIATESVALPQELPFDFNEIGHISITACGTAGYAGHIGKYWFERLARIPVELDVASEFRYREAPMRKGDLAIFISQSGETADTLAALRYAKSQGLHTFSIVNVLSSTIARESGTVLQTLAGPEIGVASTKAFTCQLVVLAALAVAAGKARGELPESDEVDLVRALIEIPRLVTAALASEPQIEKLARDIAKSRDVLYLGRGTSFPLALEGALKLKEISYIHAEGYAAGELKHGPIALIDESVPVIVIAPCDRVFEKTISNMQEVAARGGKIILITDARGAAEVSMDSLATIVLPEMGTTFTSIVYAIPVQLLAYHTAILMGTDVDQPRNLAKSVTVE, encoded by the coding sequence ATGTGCGGAATTGTCGGCATCTTGGGGCGCGGTCCGGTCGCGGATCGTCTCATCGATTCACTGAAGCGACTGGAATATCGCGGCTACGACTCAGCGGGCATCGGAACGCTCAAAGGAAACCAAATCGAGCTTCGACGCGCCGAGGGCAAGCTGAGGAATCTTGAGACACGCGTTCGCTGCCATCCGCTCTCAGGCCATGTCGGGATTGGGCACACGCGCTGGGCTACTCATGGCAAGCCGACGGAGCACAATGCTCATCCGCATGCAACGGACAATGTTGCAGTCGTCCATAACGGCATAATCGAGAATTTCCGCGAGCTGCGCGCGGAGCTAAAACAGCATGGCGCCTGTTTCGCCTCTGAAACAGACACCGAGGTGGTGACGCATCTCATCGACTTTTATCTGAAAAATGGCTGCTCGCCGCAGGAGGCAGTAAAAGCGTCGCTGCCGCGGCTAGTCGGCGCGTTTGCGCTTGCAATCCTGTTCAAGGGTCAACACGACCTCATGATCGGTGCGCGCAAGGGCTCACCACTCGCGATCGGGCATGGCGAAGGCGAAATGTATCTCGGATCGGATGCTATCGCGCTCGCGCCCCTTACCGGCTTGATCACCTACCTTGAGGACGGCGATTGGGCTGTGCTCAACCGCAACTTCAGCGTGGTCTACGACGCACAAGGCACAGTTGTCCGCCGGGAGGTGGTGAATTCTGGCGCGTCGTCGGTTCTCGTCGACAAAGCAAACTACCGCCACTTCATGGCGAAGGAAATCCACGAACAGCCAGAGGTGATCGGGCAGACGCTGGCGCATTACGTCGATATCGCCACCGAGAGCGTGGCACTGCCGCAGGAGCTTCCGTTCGACTTCAACGAGATCGGACATATCTCGATCACGGCTTGCGGTACGGCAGGCTACGCCGGCCATATCGGCAAATACTGGTTCGAGCGGCTGGCTCGTATTCCGGTCGAGCTCGATGTCGCCTCCGAATTTCGGTATCGTGAGGCGCCGATGCGCAAGGGAGATCTTGCTATCTTCATCTCGCAGTCCGGCGAGACGGCCGATACGCTGGCCGCGCTCCGCTATGCCAAATCGCAAGGCCTGCATACCTTCTCGATCGTGAACGTACTGAGTTCGACCATTGCGCGCGAAAGCGGGACAGTGTTGCAGACACTCGCCGGTCCTGAAATCGGCGTTGCCTCGACCAAGGCGTTCACATGCCAGCTGGTCGTCCTGGCGGCGCTTGCGGTCGCTGCTGGCAAGGCGCGCGGTGAATTGCCGGAGAGCGACGAGGTCGATCTCGTGCGAGCGCTGATCGAAATTCCCCGGCTAGTTACAGCGGCGCTTGCCAGCGAGCCGCAGATCGAGAAGCTCGCACGCGACATCGCCAAATCGCGTGACGTGCTATATCTTGGTCGCGGCACGTCGTTTCCACTGGCCCTGGAGGGGGCACTGAAGCTGAAGGAGATCTCCTATATTCACGCCGAGGGCTATGCGGCCGGAGAGCTCAAGCACGGCCCGATCGCCTTGATCGACGAGAGCGTTCCCGTAATCGTCATTGCTCCCTGCGACCGGGTGTTCGAAAAGACCATCTCGAACATGCAGGAGGTCGCTGCACGCGGCGGCAAGATTATTTTGATAACGGACGCTCGGGGAGCCGCAGAGGTATCCATGGATTCACTCGCGACGATTGTGCTGCCGGAGATGGGTACGACATTTACGTCGATTGTCTATGCGATTCCGGTGCAGCTTCTGGCCTACCACACGGCCATCCTGATGGGCACGGACGTCGACCAACCCCGAAATCTCGCGAAATCGGTAACCGTCGAATAA
- a CDS encoding MFS transporter — MSPASIAHASNAKSRIGAILRATSGNFLEQFDFFLFGFYASAIGNAFFPSGSETASLLNTFGVFWLGALMRPVGAIVLGAYIDQIGRRQGLIITLSIMAIGTVIIAFCPGYATIGIAAPAIVLFGRLLQGFSAGVEVGGVSVYLSEIATPGNRGFYTSFQSSSQQVAIFVAALIGYCLSEALPAEMVAAWGWRIPFFLGCLIVPLIFFLRRTLEETPEFLVMKTHPTAREVFASTVANWRIIILGMMIAMLTTTTFYFVTVYTPTFGKHVLQLSSQNTLLVTLLVAVTNFIWNPIGGAISDRIGRKPVLLTIAGLALVTVYPALSWLVTDPSFGKMLVVEMMFSFYFGTYSGAMLGALVEIVPKHVRTTCFSLAFALAAALFGTFTPLASTWLIDRTDDKASPGFWLMFAALLGIIAALTIYPGNTKRVAKLSRPERPNRAVSAQFTTH; from the coding sequence ATGTCACCAGCGTCCATCGCGCACGCGTCAAATGCCAAATCGCGCATTGGCGCCATCTTACGCGCGACGAGCGGCAACTTCCTCGAGCAGTTCGACTTCTTCTTGTTCGGGTTCTACGCCAGTGCCATCGGAAACGCGTTCTTTCCATCAGGAAGCGAAACCGCTTCACTGCTTAACACCTTCGGTGTGTTCTGGCTGGGGGCCTTGATGCGACCTGTTGGCGCGATTGTGCTTGGAGCCTATATTGACCAGATTGGCCGTCGGCAAGGCCTGATCATCACGCTTTCGATCATGGCTATTGGCACCGTCATCATCGCCTTTTGTCCCGGCTATGCAACGATCGGCATTGCCGCACCCGCGATCGTGCTGTTCGGACGGCTGTTGCAGGGCTTTTCTGCCGGCGTTGAGGTTGGCGGCGTTTCCGTCTACCTCTCCGAGATTGCCACTCCGGGCAACCGCGGTTTTTACACATCGTTTCAGTCCTCGAGCCAGCAGGTTGCGATCTTTGTCGCGGCTCTTATCGGATATTGTTTGAGCGAAGCACTTCCGGCCGAAATGGTTGCCGCCTGGGGCTGGCGGATCCCATTCTTCCTTGGCTGCTTGATCGTTCCGCTTATCTTCTTCCTGCGCCGGACGCTGGAGGAAACTCCGGAGTTTCTGGTCATGAAGACCCACCCAACGGCCCGCGAAGTCTTTGCCTCCACAGTTGCGAACTGGCGGATTATCATTCTCGGCATGATGATCGCGATGCTGACGACCACGACCTTCTATTTCGTCACGGTGTACACGCCTACGTTCGGCAAGCACGTGTTGCAGCTGTCCTCGCAGAACACGCTCTTGGTGACGCTTTTGGTCGCCGTGACGAACTTCATCTGGAACCCAATTGGCGGCGCGATTTCTGACAGAATCGGTCGGAAGCCGGTCTTGCTGACCATTGCCGGCCTTGCCTTGGTGACTGTATATCCGGCGTTGTCTTGGCTTGTGACCGACCCAAGCTTTGGCAAGATGCTGGTAGTGGAGATGATGTTCTCGTTCTACTTTGGCACCTATAGCGGCGCCATGTTGGGCGCTTTGGTCGAAATCGTGCCGAAGCACGTTCGCACAACCTGCTTTTCTTTGGCCTTCGCACTCGCCGCAGCTCTCTTTGGCACCTTTACGCCGCTCGCATCGACTTGGCTGATCGATCGGACCGACGACAAGGCTTCGCCGGGTTTCTGGTTGATGTTTGCGGCTTTGCTCGGCATTATCGCCGCACTCACCATTTATCCAGGAAACACCAAGAGAGTTGCGAAGCTGTCGCGACCTGAGCGGCCTAACCGGGCCGTAAGCGCGCAATTTACCACGCATTAG
- a CDS encoding electron transfer flavoprotein subunit beta/FixA family protein gives MHSIVCIKQVPDSAQIRVHPVTNTIMRQGVPTIINPYDLFALEAALELRDKFGGEINVLTMGPPSAEESLRKALTFGADRAVLLTDRSFAGSDTLATSYALACAIRNIGKEYGPPDVIFTGKQTIDGDTAQVGPGIAKRLGVQQLTYVYTIKRWTSKYARSMRNGAAKEESRCCVPSFLVSSAC, from the coding sequence ATGCACAGCATCGTCTGCATCAAACAGGTCCCCGACTCCGCACAAATCCGCGTGCATCCTGTCACGAATACGATCATGCGTCAGGGCGTGCCGACAATCATCAACCCATATGATCTCTTCGCACTGGAAGCTGCGCTCGAGCTACGAGACAAGTTCGGCGGCGAAATCAATGTTCTGACAATGGGGCCGCCGTCGGCCGAAGAATCTCTCCGAAAGGCGCTGACATTTGGTGCCGATCGTGCTGTCCTGCTCACTGATCGTAGTTTCGCGGGCTCCGATACGCTGGCGACGAGTTACGCGCTGGCGTGCGCGATTCGCAATATCGGGAAGGAATATGGCCCACCAGACGTCATATTCACTGGCAAGCAGACTATCGACGGCGATACGGCGCAGGTGGGACCTGGCATTGCAAAGAGGCTCGGGGTCCAGCAGCTTACTTATGTTTACACAATCAAGCGTTGGACTTCAAAGTACGCACGATCGATGCGGAACGGCGCTGCGAAGGAGGAGTCCAGGTGCTGCGTTCCAAGCTTCCTTGTCTCGTCAGCATGTTAG